In the Streptomyces sp. 3214.6 genome, TACGTCGCTCGTACGGAGCCCACGCGCAACTCCTCCGGCAAGCCCGTCGGCTGGAAGGGCAACGTGCAGCAGAGGTCGAACGGCAGGGCGGGCAGCGGCACGATCTACGTCGTCTGCGCCCCCTGACACCACCGGTAGCCACCGCACGGCGAAGGCCGCGGCCCGACGGGGCCCGGCCTTCGCCCACCGGGCCGGGCCGGGCCGCACCGGGCCGTACCGGTCCTACCAGGGAAGCGGCCCCGCCGCGTCGAAGTACCCGCCGGTCGGACCATCGGAGCCCACCTGCGCCATCCGGACGATGATCTCCGCGCCCTCCTCGACGCTCTGGACGCCGGTGTTCCCGTTGAGGTCGGTCTTCGTGAACCCGGGCTCCACCACGTTGATCCGCATCGCCGGGAACGCCTTCGCGAACTGCACGGTGATCATGTTGACCGTCGCCTTCGAGGCCGGGTAGGCGACGCCCGGATAGCCGTACGCCGGCGTACTCGCGTCCGCGACCCGCGTCAGGGAGCCCAGACCGCTGCCGACGTTGACGACCACCGGCGCGGGCGAGCGCAGCAGCAGCGGCAGGAAGGCGTGCGTGACGCGCACCATGCCGAAGACGTTCGTCTCGAACACCTCCCGCATGTGCTCGGCGGTCACTTCCGCCGCACCGATCACGCTGTTGCCGACGCCCCGGCTCTCGATGCCCGCGTTGTTGATCAGCACGTCCAGTCCGCCGTCCGCCTCGATCGTCTTGGCCGCGGCCTCGACGGAGACGTCGTCGGTGACGTCCAGCCGCACCCATCGCGCCCCCAGCCGCTCGGCGGCCCGCCGCCCACGCTCGGCGACACGGCTGCCGACGTAGACGATGTGTCCCGCGGCGACGAGCCGCCGAGCGGTCTCGAACCCGAGCCCCTTGTTGGCCCCGGTGATCAGTGTCGTTGTGGTGGTGGTCGTCGTAGTCATGACCCCAGGCTGCGTCGGAGGGCGGGGCATCAGCCAGGAGCCCCGTCTTCCTGGGACTGCCGGTACCAGGACGACCCCGGCCGGGCGGTGCACAGTGGTGACATGGCGACCACGGACTTCGGGCGGACGATACGACGATGGCGGGACCGCGTCTCCCCGGCCGCGGCGGGACTGCCCTCGGGCGGCCACCGGCGCGCCCCCGGCCTGCGCCGCGAGGAACTGGCGATGCTGGCGGGCATCTCGGTCGACTACGTGACCCGCCTGGAACAGGGCCGGGCCGCGAACCCCTCGGAGCAGGTCGTCGAAGCCCTCGGACGGGCGCTGCGGGTGTCCCCGACCGAACGCGAACACCTCTTCCACGCCGCTGGGCTCGTACCGCCGGGCCGGGGCACGGTTCCGGCGTACATCGCACCGAGCGTGCACCGCATGCTCGACCGCCTGACCGGAACCCCGGTGGCGGTCTCCGACGCGGCCTGGACGCTCCTCCTCGCCAACCCCCTCTACACGGCCCTCATGGGCGAACGCCACGGCCGCGAACGCAACGGCGCCTGGCGCGCCTTCCTGGGCTCGGGCGACCGCATCCGCCACACCCCACAGGCCCGCGAGGCAATGGAGTCCGCGGTGGTCGCCGACCTGCGCACAGCACAGACCCGCTACCCGGCGGACCAGCGCCTGCGCACCCTGATCGCGGACCTACGAGCAAACAGCCCCCGCTTCGCCGACCTGTGGACCTCGGGTGCCGTAGGCCACCACCAGGCCTCCCGCAAAACCATCGACCACCCCCAGGTGGGCCCGCTCACCCTGGACTGCGACGTCCTCTCCGTCGCCGGCAGCGACCTCCGCATCATGATCTACACAGCCGAACCGGCCACGGAGGACGCGCAACGCCTCGAACTCCTCGCGGTACTGGGACCCCAGCCGCTCGCTGAGGAACGGCGACCACTATGAACACCCGTACCGGAACGTGTTTCGGTAGTCCTGCAAGGGCTCGGACTCGTGCCGCTTCTCAG is a window encoding:
- a CDS encoding helix-turn-helix transcriptional regulator, which gives rise to MATTDFGRTIRRWRDRVSPAAAGLPSGGHRRAPGLRREELAMLAGISVDYVTRLEQGRAANPSEQVVEALGRALRVSPTEREHLFHAAGLVPPGRGTVPAYIAPSVHRMLDRLTGTPVAVSDAAWTLLLANPLYTALMGERHGRERNGAWRAFLGSGDRIRHTPQAREAMESAVVADLRTAQTRYPADQRLRTLIADLRANSPRFADLWTSGAVGHHQASRKTIDHPQVGPLTLDCDVLSVAGSDLRIMIYTAEPATEDAQRLELLAVLGPQPLAEERRPL
- a CDS encoding SDR family NAD(P)-dependent oxidoreductase, coding for MTTTTTTTTTLITGANKGLGFETARRLVAAGHIVYVGSRVAERGRRAAERLGARWVRLDVTDDVSVEAAAKTIEADGGLDVLINNAGIESRGVGNSVIGAAEVTAEHMREVFETNVFGMVRVTHAFLPLLLRSPAPVVVNVGSGLGSLTRVADASTPAYGYPGVAYPASKATVNMITVQFAKAFPAMRINVVEPGFTKTDLNGNTGVQSVEEGAEIIVRMAQVGSDGPTGGYFDAAGPLPW